The proteins below come from a single Chitinophaga pinensis DSM 2588 genomic window:
- a CDS encoding HD domain-containing protein, with protein MTLATAISIATEAHAGQLDKYGAPYIAHVMRVMQLGKTDDERIVGVLHDVVEDTSWTFGQLIEKGLAPHLVEALRCVTKLSDDEDYDHFINRIIPNRLACLVKLNDLTDNMDIRRVTELTEKDVPRFNKYLKAYNKIAAVISRN; from the coding sequence ATGACACTTGCTACTGCTATATCCATTGCTACCGAAGCCCATGCCGGCCAGCTCGACAAATACGGCGCTCCCTACATCGCACACGTCATGCGTGTAATGCAACTCGGTAAAACAGATGATGAAAGGATCGTCGGCGTACTGCACGACGTAGTGGAAGATACTTCCTGGACCTTCGGACAACTGATCGAAAAAGGACTCGCCCCACATCTCGTTGAGGCATTACGGTGTGTCACCAAACTCTCCGATGATGAAGACTATGATCACTTCATCAACCGCATCATCCCCAATCGCCTGGCCTGCCTGGTCAAGCTCAATGATCTTACTGATAACATGGACATCAGAAGAGTAACCGAACTAACTGAAAAAGATGTACCGCGCTTTAATAAGTACCTCAAAGCTTACAATAAAATTGCAGCGGTCATTTCCCGTAATTAA
- a CDS encoding class I SAM-dependent methyltransferase produces the protein MSLVPASKAATYLALLRAIESNRPASKRLFDDPYARLFLSPAFRLVEILSRISFLNNFISWFIDRNWTGALTCCSARTRLVDVMATNTIQDEGINQVIVFGAGYDCRSLRLRMKKRVQFVEIDHPDLQTQKRDILFETKAGREATVNYISADLHTQDLDQVIPQLFQKGHYKTMFIWEGVTNSLTAPIAPKVFDYFKRFRPGTIIIFTYVDKEVLEHPEKFTGAASVTRLLQRNKEFWNFGIDPASIKTFLASYNMELMYNLDASAYRKMYYGDDAENMKGYEFYRVAMARVTEHSW, from the coding sequence ATGAGTCTGGTTCCTGCCAGCAAGGCTGCCACCTACTTAGCCTTATTACGCGCCATTGAATCTAACCGTCCTGCCAGCAAACGCTTGTTTGACGATCCTTATGCCAGGTTGTTCCTGTCTCCCGCTTTCAGATTGGTTGAAATACTCTCCCGTATCTCATTCCTCAACAACTTTATTTCCTGGTTTATTGACAGAAACTGGACCGGCGCCCTCACCTGCTGCTCTGCCCGTACCCGCCTCGTCGATGTAATGGCCACCAATACCATCCAGGATGAAGGTATCAACCAGGTCATCGTTTTCGGTGCCGGATACGATTGCCGCTCCCTGCGCCTGCGGATGAAAAAAAGGGTACAATTCGTCGAAATAGACCACCCCGATTTACAGACACAGAAACGGGACATCCTTTTTGAAACAAAAGCAGGCAGAGAAGCTACCGTCAATTACATCTCCGCCGATCTGCATACCCAGGACCTCGACCAGGTTATCCCGCAACTCTTCCAGAAAGGACATTACAAAACCATGTTCATCTGGGAAGGCGTTACCAACAGTCTCACCGCCCCTATCGCCCCTAAAGTATTCGACTACTTCAAACGCTTTCGTCCCGGCACCATCATCATTTTCACTTATGTTGACAAGGAAGTGCTGGAACATCCGGAGAAATTTACCGGGGCTGCCAGCGTTACCAGACTGCTGCAACGCAATAAGGAGTTCTGGAATTTCGGGATCGATCCTGCCAGTATAAAGACATTCCTGGCCTCCTATAACATGGAACTCATGTATAATCTCGACGCCTCCGCCTACCGGAAAATGTATTACGGTGATGATGCAGAAAACATGAAAGGATATGAGTTCTACAGGGTCGCCATGGCCCGGGTGACCGAACATTCCTGGTAA